Proteins co-encoded in one Salvia splendens isolate huo1 chromosome 4, SspV2, whole genome shotgun sequence genomic window:
- the LOC121798986 gene encoding L-type lectin-domain containing receptor kinase VIII.2-like has protein sequence MAVFSSSRDAMVGGDNFLVQIGVSTAGRFVCKKPLNLVHEKSRQLVSFSNYFAFSMSGVDGDGLAFVMLPSQFPLNVFDDGEMGFLKERKMKFLAVEFDTFKNEKHGDVNGNHVGIDAGSPVSVKVSNVSSFNLVLNGGEKLQAWIDYEASSKRFEVRLNKFGLSRLLTYSIDLSKMWGSENVVVGFSSSSANSSQRNSIHSWSFESRIMPRWMHSEPLDPQQSVGKEEERKVHTRSDCTVRIISGWRLAPDVELWGRSSC, from the exons ATGGCTGTATTTTCTTCTTCCAG GGATGCTATGGTTGGTGGAGACAACTTTCTTGTCCAAATTGGGGTATCTACTGCTGGGAGGTTTGTCTGCAAGAAGCCCCTTAATCTTGTTCATGAAAAATCAAGACAATTGGTGTCATTTTCGAATTACTTTGCATTTTCCATGTCTGGGGTAGATGGGGATGGTTTAGCTTTTGTAATGCTGCCTTCTCAATTTCCCTTGAATGTTTTTGATGATGGAGAGATGGGATTTTTaaaagagaggaagatgaagtTTCTTGCAGTTGAATTTGATACATTTAAGAATGAAAAGCATGGAGATGTGAATGGTAACCATGTTGGCATAGATGCTGGTAGTCCTGTCTCTGTTAAAGTGAGCAATGTTTCATCATTCAATTTGGTGTTAAATGGTGGAGAAAAGTTGCAAGCTTGGATTGATTATGAAGCAAGTAGTAAAAGATTTGAGGTTAGGCTGAACAAATTTGGTTTGAGTAGGTTGCTCACTTACTCCATCGATCTTTCGAAAATGTGGGGAAGTGAAAATGTTGTTGTGGGATTTAGCTCTTCGAGTGCAAACTCGTCACAGAGAAACAGCATCCACTCGTGGAGTTTCGAGTCAAGAATCATGCCGCGGTGGATGCATTCTGAGCCCTTGGATCCACAGCAGTCTGTGGGcaaggaagaagagaggaaagtTCACACGAGAAGCGACTGCACGGTAAGAATTATTTCCGGTTGGCGTTTGGCACCGGATGTGGAGCTTTGGGGGCGTTCCTCGTGTTGA